The Opitutaceae bacterium genome has a window encoding:
- a CDS encoding phytanoyl-CoA dioxygenase family protein — MNATLTDLDVYLFDLRGYLILKNALSSQEVAECNAILDDLQHLKPGEWRGHAHAHTYTGTEGLNVQQIYEAGEPWERLIDHPSWIAKVTRFVGGENTFDYNHGKLFIDEAFASIRGPGDAIGLHSGGHNTPKRCQFRFHNGLFQCGQINILMAFTDIGPGDGGTMVIPGSHKANFQHPEFDRASMKQGESRSVDGVTGAVEVHLEKGDALLFVDAISHGSAKRVNPGQRRIAVYRYGPSWGMFRHPYRPSRALLDRLTPERRAIVWPHEHKLFPPGEGPQA, encoded by the coding sequence ATGAATGCGACTCTGACTGATCTCGACGTCTACCTATTCGACCTGCGCGGTTATCTCATTCTGAAGAACGCGCTCTCTTCCCAGGAAGTGGCGGAGTGCAACGCCATCCTCGACGACCTGCAGCATCTCAAACCCGGGGAGTGGCGCGGCCATGCCCATGCGCACACCTATACCGGGACCGAGGGACTCAATGTGCAGCAGATCTACGAAGCGGGCGAACCCTGGGAGCGGCTGATCGACCACCCGTCGTGGATCGCCAAGGTCACCCGGTTTGTCGGCGGCGAAAACACCTTCGACTACAATCACGGCAAGCTCTTCATCGACGAAGCCTTTGCCAGTATCCGCGGACCGGGCGATGCCATCGGCCTGCATTCCGGCGGCCACAATACACCGAAGCGCTGCCAGTTCCGCTTTCACAACGGCCTCTTTCAGTGCGGCCAGATCAATATTCTGATGGCTTTCACCGACATCGGTCCGGGTGATGGGGGTACCATGGTCATCCCGGGCAGCCACAAGGCGAATTTCCAGCATCCGGAATTCGACAGGGCTTCGATGAAACAGGGGGAATCGCGATCGGTCGACGGGGTGACCGGCGCGGTCGAGGTTCACCTGGAAAAAGGAGACGCCCTTCTCTTCGTGGATGCGATCTCACATGGCTCGGCCAAGCGGGTCAATCCGGGCCAACGGCGCATCGCGGTCTACCGCTACGGTCCCTCCTGGGGCATGTTCCGGCATCCCTACCGCCCCTCCAGGGCTCTGCTGGATCGTCTGACCCCGGAGCGCCGCGCCATCGTCTGGCCTCACGAGCACAAGCTCTTTCCGCCGGGCGAAGGACCGCAGGCGTAG
- a CDS encoding phytanoyl-CoA dioxygenase family protein: protein MQATLTDLDVYLFDLRGYIILKNALSPKEVADCNAILDDLQHLKPGEWRGHAHAHTYTGTEGLNVQQIYEAGEPWERLIDHPSWIAKVTRFVGGENTFDYNHGKLFIDENFASIRGPGDAIGLHSGGHNTAKRCQFRYHNGLFQCGMINILMAFTDIGPGDGGTMVIPGSHKANFQHPEFDRASMKQGESRSVDGVTGAVEVHLEKGDALLFVDAISHGSAKRVNPGQRRIAVYRYGPSWGMFRLPYRPSKGLLERLTPERRAIVWPHEHKLFPPGEKPQA, encoded by the coding sequence ATGCAAGCAACCCTGACCGATCTCGACGTCTATCTCTTCGATCTTCGCGGCTACATCATCCTGAAGAATGCGCTCTCACCCAAGGAAGTGGCGGACTGCAACGCCATCCTCGACGACCTGCAGCATCTCAAACCCGGGGAGTGGCGCGGCCATGCCCACGCGCACACCTATACCGGGACGGAGGGACTCAACGTGCAGCAGATCTACGAAGCGGGCGAGCCCTGGGAGCGCCTGATCGACCACCCGTCGTGGATCGCCAAGGTCACCCGGTTTGTCGGCGGCGAAAACACCTTCGACTACAATCACGGCAAGCTCTTCATCGATGAGAATTTCGCCAGTATTCGGGGACCGGGCGATGCCATCGGTCTGCATTCCGGCGGCCACAACACAGCGAAGCGGTGCCAGTTCCGCTATCACAACGGGCTCTTCCAATGCGGGATGATCAATATCCTGATGGCCTTCACCGACATCGGTCCGGGCGATGGAGGGACCATGGTCATCCCGGGCAGCCACAAGGCGAATTTCCAGCATCCGGAATTCGACAGGGCTTCGATGAAACAGGGGGAATCGCGATCGGTCGACGGGGTGACCGGCGCGGTCGAGGTTCACCTGGAAAAAGGAGACGCCCTTCTCTTCGTGGATGCGATCTCACATGGCTCGGCCAAGCGGGTCAATCCGGGCCAGCGGCGCATCGCGGTCTACCGCTACGGTCCCTCCTGGGGCATGTTCCGGCTGCCTTACCGCCCGTCAAAGGGATTGCTCGAACGTCTGACACCGGAGCGCCGCGCCATCGTCTGGCCTCACGAGCACAAGCTCTTTCCGCCCGGCGAAAAACCACAGGCGTGA